From a single Alloactinosynnema sp. L-07 genomic region:
- a CDS encoding epimerase: MKVILFGASGMVGQGVLRESLLATDVTEVVAVGRSPLGKSHPKLREIVHKDMLDLSPIADQLTGLDACFYCLGVSSAGMSEVDYTRVTHDFTLVAGTLLAERDPGMTFIYVSGYGTDSTERGRTMWARVKGRTENELMSLPLATFMFRPGFIRPMHGVKSKTRLYRLLYAVVSPLSGLIQRIAPNQVSTTEGIGKAMLEVARSGAPQPILGTRAINALADGPGPARP; encoded by the coding sequence ATGAAGGTCATCCTGTTCGGCGCGAGCGGCATGGTCGGCCAGGGCGTGCTGCGGGAGAGCCTGCTCGCCACCGATGTCACCGAGGTCGTCGCCGTCGGGCGGTCGCCGCTGGGCAAGTCCCACCCCAAGCTGCGCGAGATCGTGCACAAGGACATGCTCGACCTGAGCCCGATCGCCGATCAGCTGACCGGTCTGGACGCCTGCTTCTACTGTCTGGGTGTGTCTTCGGCCGGAATGTCCGAAGTGGACTATACCAGGGTCACCCACGACTTCACCCTCGTCGCGGGCACGCTGCTGGCCGAGCGCGATCCCGGGATGACGTTCATCTACGTGTCCGGCTACGGCACCGACAGCACCGAACGCGGCCGGACGATGTGGGCCAGGGTGAAGGGCCGCACCGAGAACGAGCTGATGTCGCTGCCGTTGGCGACGTTCATGTTCCGGCCGGGGTTCATCCGGCCGATGCACGGGGTCAAGTCCAAGACCCGGCTCTACCGGCTGCTGTACGCGGTGGTCTCGCCGCTGTCCGGCCTGATCCAGCGGATCGCGCCCAACCAGGTCAGCACGACAGAGGGCATCGGCAAGGCCATGCTGGAGGTCGCGCGGTCCGGTGCGCCGCAGCCGATCCTGGGCACCCGGGCGATCAACGCCCTCGCCGATGGGCCAGGACCAGCGCGACCATGA
- a CDS encoding pirin family protein, whose product MSNLENAPAELVCARADGPGKVLDAREVPLGGPRAMTVRRTLPQREQSLIGAWCFIDHYGPSEGDMRVDGHPHTGLQTVSWLFSGEVEHRDTTGAHAIVRPGEINLMTAGSGIAHSEYSTDASNVLHGTQLWVALPEADRFADPGFQHYAPPAVDHDGARVLVFLGTLLGQTSPVATYTPLLGAEITLRAGQELVLDIDPAFEHGVLVDTGDVMAAGVSAKPGQLVYQPTGPAILTVCAGDDGARVLVLGGVPLGERIVMWWNFIGRSHDEIVAFRDQWEQQRAGGESMRYGTFPAQWSQTLPAPALPNIRLKSRG is encoded by the coding sequence ATGAGTAATCTGGAGAACGCTCCTGCCGAGTTGGTCTGCGCGCGCGCAGACGGGCCGGGCAAGGTGCTCGACGCGCGGGAGGTTCCGCTTGGCGGGCCGCGGGCGATGACGGTCCGGCGCACCCTGCCGCAGCGCGAGCAGTCGCTCATCGGGGCCTGGTGCTTCATCGACCACTACGGCCCCAGCGAGGGCGACATGCGCGTCGACGGCCATCCGCACACCGGCCTGCAGACCGTGTCGTGGCTGTTCAGCGGCGAGGTCGAGCACCGCGACACGACCGGCGCCCACGCCATCGTGCGGCCGGGGGAGATCAACCTGATGACGGCGGGTTCCGGCATCGCCCACTCTGAGTACTCGACCGACGCCTCGAACGTCCTGCACGGCACCCAGCTCTGGGTCGCGCTGCCGGAGGCCGACCGGTTCGCCGACCCCGGATTCCAGCACTACGCCCCGCCCGCGGTCGACCATGACGGCGCCCGCGTGCTGGTCTTCCTCGGGACCCTGCTCGGCCAGACCTCGCCGGTGGCGACCTACACCCCGCTGCTGGGCGCGGAGATCACGCTGCGCGCGGGCCAAGAGCTGGTGTTGGACATCGATCCGGCCTTCGAACACGGTGTCCTGGTCGACACCGGCGACGTGATGGCGGCGGGCGTCTCGGCCAAGCCCGGTCAGCTGGTGTACCAGCCGACCGGTCCAGCGATCCTGACGGTGTGCGCGGGTGACGACGGCGCGCGGGTGCTCGTCCTCGGCGGTGTGCCGCTGGGGGAGCGGATCGTCATGTGGTGGAACTTCATCGGCCGGTCCCACGACGAGATCGTCGCCTTCCGCGACCAGTGGGAGCAGCAGCGCGCGGGCGGCGAGTCCATGCGGTACGGCACGTTCCCGGCGCAGTGGTCCCAGACGCTGCCCGCGCCCGCGCTGCCCAACATCCGGCTGAAGTCACGCGGATGA
- a CDS encoding GNAT family N-acetyltransferase, whose amino-acid sequence MTDEQIAVQNSPGRYEVSVGGEVAGYTQYVDRDHQRIFFHTEIDDRFSGRGLAGKLIAGALTDTRAADRRIVPICPFVAAYLKRHDDFADIVDPVTPSTQAAIPA is encoded by the coding sequence GTGACGGATGAACAGATCGCGGTCCAGAACTCGCCAGGGCGGTACGAGGTCAGCGTCGGCGGGGAAGTAGCGGGCTATACCCAGTACGTCGACCGCGACCACCAGCGAATCTTCTTCCACACCGAGATCGACGACCGCTTCTCCGGCCGCGGCCTGGCGGGCAAGCTGATCGCGGGCGCCCTCACCGACACCCGCGCGGCGGACAGGCGGATCGTGCCGATCTGCCCGTTCGTGGCGGCGTATCTCAAGCGTCACGACGACTTCGCCGACATCGTGGACCCGGTCACCCCGTCGACTCAGGCCGCGATCCCGGCGTGA
- a CDS encoding RNA polymerase sigma factor SigF, with protein MTQPGLTRAAWRDASAGYGHLRPLFETAGTPAWETARERLITEYLPVAEHIAQRFNHRGEAHDDLLQVATVGLINAVDRFDPGRGTDFLAFAIPTIMGEVRRHFRDTGWSVRVPRRLQERHLAITAACAELAQTLGRAAAPSELAARLGLSKEEIYEGIEAGNVYRAQSLDEILGPGEDDGPVADRLGAEDDAIEGVEYHETLRPLLEQLPARERRILLLRFYGNLTQTEIARRVGLSQMHVSRLLSKTLKNLRDGITQG; from the coding sequence ATGACGCAGCCAGGCTTGACCCGCGCCGCGTGGCGGGACGCCTCAGCGGGCTATGGGCACCTCAGGCCGCTGTTCGAGACGGCGGGCACGCCCGCGTGGGAGACCGCCCGCGAGCGGCTGATCACCGAGTACCTGCCCGTGGCCGAGCACATCGCGCAGCGGTTCAACCACCGTGGCGAGGCGCACGACGACCTGCTGCAGGTGGCCACGGTCGGCCTGATCAACGCCGTCGACCGGTTCGATCCCGGACGGGGCACCGATTTCCTCGCCTTCGCCATCCCGACGATCATGGGAGAGGTCCGCAGGCACTTCCGTGACACCGGGTGGTCGGTGCGCGTGCCGCGCCGACTCCAGGAACGCCACCTCGCCATCACCGCGGCCTGCGCCGAACTCGCCCAGACCCTGGGCCGGGCCGCGGCACCGAGCGAGCTGGCCGCCCGGCTTGGACTGTCCAAAGAGGAGATCTACGAGGGCATCGAGGCGGGCAACGTCTATCGCGCGCAGTCACTCGACGAGATCCTCGGCCCCGGCGAGGACGACGGCCCAGTGGCCGACCGTCTCGGCGCCGAGGACGACGCCATCGAGGGCGTCGAGTACCACGAGACGCTGCGTCCGCTGCTGGAGCAGCTGCCCGCGCGCGAGCGTCGGATCCTGTTGCTGCGCTTCTACGGGAACCTGACCCAGACCGAGATCGCCCGCCGCGTCGGGCTTTCGCAGATGCATGTGTCGCGGTTGCTGAGCAAGACTTTGAAGAACCTGCGTGACGGGATCACACAGGGATAG
- a CDS encoding winged helix DNA-binding domain-containing protein translates to MTVLSLKALNRATLARQLLIERSDLDVLAAVEHLVGLQAQTPQTWYVGFWSRLRGFTPDQASDLLESRDLVRIALMRSTIHLVSADDCLRIRPLLDPMLARSMNGVFGRRIDGVDRDALLAAGRAVLEERPMIFSDLGRALGRTWPDHDPDALAQAVRAWTPLVQVTPRGLWGRPGAAAHTTVEHWLGPREVEPMSLAEMVRRYLAAFGPASVKDIQLWCGLTRLSEVVKGMDLARFTDEQGRELFDLPDAPRPDADTPVPIRFLYDYDNLLLSHADRSRVITDGYRGQDFDPHGPMPRVILIDGMTAGLWTTEITRDRAVLSARGLSKLTKAQKSEIEAEGAGLLGFLAPGIEHEVRVA, encoded by the coding sequence GTGACCGTCCTGTCGCTCAAGGCCCTCAACCGCGCCACCCTGGCCCGCCAGCTGCTCATCGAGCGGTCCGACCTCGACGTGCTCGCGGCCGTGGAACACCTGGTTGGGCTCCAGGCCCAGACCCCGCAGACCTGGTACGTCGGCTTCTGGTCGCGACTGCGCGGCTTCACCCCGGATCAGGCTTCCGACCTGCTGGAATCCCGCGACCTGGTGCGTATCGCGCTGATGCGCTCGACCATCCACCTGGTCTCCGCCGACGACTGCCTGCGGATCCGCCCGCTGCTCGACCCGATGCTGGCCAGGTCGATGAACGGCGTGTTCGGCAGGCGCATCGATGGCGTCGACCGGGACGCGCTGCTCGCGGCGGGCCGGGCCGTCCTCGAAGAGCGGCCGATGATCTTCAGCGATCTCGGCCGGGCGCTCGGGCGGACCTGGCCCGACCACGATCCCGACGCCCTCGCCCAGGCGGTTCGCGCCTGGACCCCGCTGGTCCAGGTGACGCCGCGCGGGCTCTGGGGCCGCCCCGGCGCCGCCGCGCACACCACGGTCGAGCACTGGCTGGGCCCCCGCGAGGTCGAGCCGATGAGCCTCGCCGAGATGGTCCGGCGCTACCTGGCCGCGTTCGGCCCGGCGTCGGTCAAGGACATCCAGCTCTGGTGCGGGCTCACCCGACTGTCCGAGGTGGTCAAGGGCATGGACCTGGCCAGGTTCACCGACGAGCAGGGCCGCGAGCTGTTCGACCTGCCCGACGCGCCCCGGCCGGACGCGGACACCCCGGTGCCGATCCGCTTCCTCTACGACTACGACAACCTGCTGCTCTCCCACGCCGACCGTTCCCGCGTGATCACCGACGGCTACCGCGGCCAGGACTTCGACCCGCACGGCCCGATGCCGCGGGTGATCCTGATTGACGGCATGACCGCCGGCCTGTGGACCACCGAGATCACCCGAGACCGCGCGGTCCTCTCCGCGCGCGGTCTGAGCAAGCTCACCAAGGCGCAGAAGTCGGAGATCGAGGCCGAGGGCGCGGGCCTGCTGGGCTTCCTCGCCCCCGGCATCGAGCACGAGGTTCGCGTCGCCTGA
- a CDS encoding nitroreductase family deazaflavin-dependent oxidoreductase, whose product MTDVTDSPTGWVAKHIERYVATDGADGHLFQGHAALLLTTRGRKSGVPRRTPLFYGRAGAAYLLVASNGGSVGHPSWYLNLRAEPSVTVQVLGEVFMATARTAGQDERPELWDIMVKTFGTYATYQRKTEREIPVVVLERG is encoded by the coding sequence ATGACCGACGTCACCGACAGCCCCACCGGCTGGGTCGCCAAACACATCGAGCGCTACGTGGCCACCGACGGCGCGGACGGGCACCTCTTCCAGGGCCACGCCGCGCTATTGCTCACCACACGGGGGCGCAAGTCCGGTGTGCCGCGCCGCACACCGCTGTTCTACGGCCGCGCGGGCGCGGCCTACCTGCTCGTCGCCTCCAACGGCGGGTCGGTCGGGCATCCGTCCTGGTATCTGAACCTGCGCGCCGAGCCGTCGGTCACGGTCCAGGTGCTCGGCGAGGTCTTCATGGCCACGGCTCGCACGGCAGGCCAGGACGAGCGGCCGGAGCTGTGGGACATCATGGTGAAGACCTTCGGCACCTACGCGACCTATCAGCGCAAGACCGAGCGGGAGATCCCGGTGGTCGTCTTGGAGCGCGGGTGA
- the cmk gene encoding (d)CMP kinase, whose product MDGPSGTGKSTVARRLAGALGAGYLDTGSMYRAVTLAVLRAGVDPADAGAVFRTAQSVDLHVGTEPNRASVHLGAEDVATEIRGQRVTLAVSAVSAVPKVRELLVARQRQIISEVRAKLGGIVVEGRDIGTVVAPDAGLKVYLTASADARAARRTRQDTADGRASTVDAVKADVERRDRLDSTRATSPLRAAEDAVEVDTTHLDINGVVDHLLAIVRDRGLSGTHAQAGR is encoded by the coding sequence ATGGACGGCCCCTCGGGCACCGGCAAATCCACTGTGGCCCGGCGGTTGGCGGGCGCGCTGGGCGCCGGCTACCTCGACACCGGATCGATGTACCGGGCGGTGACGCTGGCCGTGCTGCGCGCCGGGGTCGACCCGGCCGACGCGGGTGCCGTGTTCAGAACCGCCCAGTCGGTCGACCTGCATGTCGGCACCGAGCCCAACCGGGCGTCGGTCCACCTCGGCGCGGAGGACGTGGCCACCGAGATCCGCGGCCAGCGGGTCACCCTGGCCGTCTCGGCGGTCTCCGCGGTGCCGAAGGTGCGCGAGCTGCTGGTCGCCCGGCAGCGGCAGATCATCAGCGAGGTCCGCGCGAAGCTCGGCGGGATCGTGGTCGAGGGTCGCGACATCGGCACCGTGGTCGCCCCCGACGCCGGGCTCAAGGTCTACCTCACCGCGTCGGCCGACGCCCGCGCCGCGCGTCGCACCCGACAGGACACCGCCGACGGCCGCGCGTCCACTGTGGACGCCGTCAAGGCCGATGTGGAGCGCCGCGACCGGCTCGACTCGACCCGCGCGACCTCACCGCTGCGCGCGGCCGAGGACGCTGTCGAGGTCGACACCACCCACCTGGACATCAACGGCGTCGTCGACCACCTGCTCGCGATCGTCCGTGACCGCGGGCTCAGTGGCACCCACGCGCAGGCGGGGCGATGA
- a CDS encoding 1-acyl-sn-glycerol-3-phosphate acyltransferase, whose protein sequence is MNTQLPDGAVPWFHDLGRWIGTWCFKPAFRVRVHGLERVPRTGPVVLVANHSSLLEPQLIYGMLPRRSVFLVKQEMFKSLAGKGLRAIGQVPVKRGEPDRAPLLTAVAILKDDGLVGIFPEGTRGAGDVAAAEQGAAWLVRQTGAVVLPVATRGTRRPEGSGRRWRPRIDMMVGEPFDLAVGRGRSGLTEATEVIRVRLADLVREVDEMRKR, encoded by the coding sequence ATGAATACGCAATTGCCCGATGGCGCGGTGCCCTGGTTCCATGACCTGGGCCGCTGGATCGGCACGTGGTGCTTCAAGCCCGCGTTCCGCGTCCGCGTGCACGGCTTGGAGCGGGTCCCCCGCACAGGGCCGGTAGTGCTCGTGGCCAACCACAGCTCCCTGCTCGAACCACAGCTGATCTACGGAATGCTGCCGCGCCGTTCGGTGTTCCTGGTGAAGCAGGAGATGTTCAAGAGCCTGGCGGGCAAGGGGCTGCGGGCGATCGGCCAGGTGCCGGTCAAGCGCGGCGAGCCCGACCGCGCGCCGCTGCTGACCGCGGTCGCCATCCTCAAGGACGACGGCCTGGTCGGCATCTTCCCCGAGGGCACCCGCGGCGCGGGCGACGTGGCCGCCGCCGAGCAGGGCGCGGCCTGGCTGGTCCGCCAGACCGGCGCGGTCGTGCTGCCGGTGGCCACCCGCGGCACCCGCAGGCCGGAAGGCAGCGGTCGGCGGTGGCGGCCCAGGATCGACATGATGGTGGGCGAACCGTTCGACCTCGCGGTCGGCCGCGGGCGCTCCGGCCTCACCGAGGCAACCGAAGTAATCCGGGTCCGGCTCGCCGACCTGGTCCGAGAAGTTGACGAAATGCGGAAGCGATGA
- the der gene encoding ribosome biogenesis GTPase Der, translating to MTELDDTLDGTWTDESEWASIGDEFADGDEGGATPQPVLAVVGRPNVGKSTLVNRILGRREAVVQDTPGVTRDRVAYDALWNGRRFTVLDTGGWEPKADGLQAAVAVQAEYAMTHSDAVLVVVDASVGATATDEAVAKVLRRSKVPVILVANKVDDDRLLADTASLWSLGLGEPFPVSALHGRNSGDLLDAILAALPETPKETFGFTGGPRRVALVGKPNVGKSSLLNRLTGENRAVVDAVAGTTVDPVDSMVELDGQVWRFVDTAGLRKRVNFASGTEYYASLRTKAAIESAEVAVVLLDASEPIAEQDLRVLTMVVESGRACVLAFNKWDLVDEDRRLQLDKELDRGMVRVPWAERVNVSALTGRAVRKLAPALRTALDSWDQRVSTGQLNSWLSDLVAATPPPVRGGKQPKILFATQASVRPPTIVLFTSGFLEAGYRRFVERKFRETFGFTGSPVRISVRVREKKQRKN from the coding sequence ATGACTGAGCTCGATGACACGCTGGACGGCACCTGGACCGACGAGTCCGAATGGGCCTCGATCGGCGACGAGTTCGCCGACGGCGACGAGGGCGGCGCGACGCCCCAACCGGTGCTCGCCGTGGTCGGGCGGCCCAACGTGGGCAAGTCCACGCTGGTCAACCGCATCCTCGGCCGCCGCGAGGCGGTCGTGCAGGACACCCCAGGGGTGACCCGCGACCGCGTCGCCTACGACGCGCTGTGGAACGGCCGCCGCTTCACCGTGCTCGACACCGGCGGCTGGGAGCCCAAGGCCGACGGCCTGCAGGCCGCGGTCGCGGTGCAGGCCGAGTACGCGATGACCCACTCCGACGCCGTGCTGGTCGTCGTGGACGCCTCCGTGGGCGCCACCGCGACCGACGAGGCCGTGGCCAAGGTGCTGCGCCGCTCGAAGGTGCCCGTGATCCTGGTGGCGAACAAGGTCGACGACGACCGGCTGCTCGCCGACACCGCGTCGCTGTGGTCGCTGGGCCTTGGCGAGCCGTTCCCGGTCAGCGCCCTGCACGGGCGAAACTCCGGCGACCTGCTCGACGCCATCCTCGCCGCGCTGCCCGAGACGCCCAAGGAGACCTTCGGCTTCACCGGCGGACCGCGGCGGGTCGCCCTGGTCGGAAAGCCGAACGTGGGCAAGTCCAGCCTGCTCAACCGGCTGACCGGCGAGAACCGCGCGGTCGTCGACGCGGTCGCGGGCACCACGGTCGACCCGGTCGACTCCATGGTCGAGCTGGACGGGCAGGTGTGGCGGTTCGTCGACACCGCCGGCCTGCGCAAGCGGGTCAACTTCGCCAGCGGCACCGAGTACTACGCCTCGCTGCGCACCAAGGCGGCCATCGAGTCCGCCGAGGTCGCGGTGGTGCTGCTCGACGCCAGCGAGCCGATCGCCGAGCAGGACCTGCGGGTGCTGACGATGGTGGTCGAGTCCGGCCGGGCCTGTGTGCTGGCGTTCAACAAGTGGGACCTCGTGGACGAGGACCGCCGCCTGCAGCTGGACAAGGAACTCGACCGCGGCATGGTCCGCGTGCCGTGGGCCGAGCGCGTCAACGTCTCGGCGCTGACCGGCCGCGCGGTGCGCAAGCTCGCTCCCGCGCTGCGCACGGCGCTGGACTCGTGGGACCAGCGCGTGTCCACCGGCCAGCTCAACTCGTGGCTGTCGGACCTCGTGGCCGCCACTCCCCCGCCGGTCCGCGGCGGCAAGCAGCCCAAGATCCTCTTCGCCACCCAGGCGTCGGTCCGGCCGCCGACGATCGTGCTGTTCACCAGCGGGTTCCTGGAGGCGGGCTACCGGCGGTTCGTCGAGCGGAAGTTCCGCGAGACGTTCGGCTTCACCGGCAGCCCGGTCCGGATCTCGGTACGCGTCCGGGAAAAGAAGCAGCGCAAGAACTAG
- a CDS encoding alpha/beta fold hydrolase: MPIADLGDRKLHYIRRGHGVPLLLIQGMGGHHGLWGEPFLTRLERDFDVVAFDHRGISHSDPAEAGFTIADLADDTARVLTAIGWDDAHVMGISMGGMVAQELAVRHPERIRTLTLGCTYAGPEGGTLDGPGPMRMMLAANAGGDVGTILRAAYEANLSPTFRADETRFSEFVEVTLSQRVPSPVIMMQLQAVARHDAEARLKGVKIPTLVVHGTEDEMITPKNGDHVASLVPDAKLAKLRDVGHLFWWEQPDRAAELLREHCR, translated from the coding sequence GTGCCGATCGCCGATCTGGGTGACCGCAAACTGCACTACATCCGCCGCGGCCATGGCGTGCCGCTACTGCTGATCCAGGGCATGGGCGGGCACCACGGGCTGTGGGGCGAGCCGTTCCTGACCCGGCTCGAACGCGACTTCGACGTCGTGGCGTTCGATCACCGGGGGATCAGCCACAGCGACCCGGCCGAGGCGGGATTCACCATCGCCGACCTGGCCGACGACACCGCCCGGGTGCTCACCGCCATTGGCTGGGACGACGCGCACGTCATGGGGATCTCGATGGGCGGCATGGTGGCCCAGGAACTCGCGGTGCGGCACCCCGAGCGCATCCGGACCCTGACGCTCGGCTGCACCTACGCGGGCCCCGAGGGCGGGACCCTCGACGGACCGGGGCCGATGCGGATGATGCTGGCGGCCAACGCGGGCGGCGACGTCGGGACGATCCTGCGCGCGGCCTACGAGGCGAACCTGTCCCCGACGTTCCGCGCGGACGAGACCCGGTTCAGCGAGTTCGTCGAGGTGACGCTGTCGCAGCGGGTGCCGTCGCCGGTGATCATGATGCAGCTCCAGGCCGTCGCCCGGCACGACGCCGAGGCCCGGCTCAAGGGCGTCAAGATCCCCACGCTCGTCGTGCACGGCACCGAGGACGAGATGATCACCCCGAAGAACGGTGACCACGTGGCGAGCCTGGTGCCCGACGCCAAGCTCGCCAAACTGCGGGACGTCGGCCACCTGTTCTGGTGGGAGCAGCCCGACCGCGCGGCCGAACTGCTCCGCGAACATTGTCGCTAG
- a CDS encoding response regulator transcription factor — MLGTIRVVIADDEPLLRHGLGVLLKAGGGIDVVAEAGDGHAAIDAVNRHHPDVLLLDVQMPHLGGIDVLRMLPDPPPATAILTTFDLDDYVARALELGAQGFLLKDIEPETLVRAVRDLAAGGAVLDPRITARLLPRLRGAGVSLNKARALATLSARERQVLDLLGDGHPNARIASTLNLTEATVKSYVSATLTKLGVRNRVQAALLVHGVDVGCP, encoded by the coding sequence GTGTTGGGGACCATCAGAGTCGTCATTGCCGACGACGAGCCACTGCTGCGCCACGGCCTCGGCGTCCTGCTCAAGGCGGGCGGCGGCATCGACGTGGTCGCCGAAGCGGGCGACGGCCACGCCGCGATCGACGCGGTCAACCGGCACCACCCGGACGTGCTCCTGCTCGACGTGCAGATGCCCCACCTCGGCGGCATCGACGTCCTGCGGATGCTGCCGGATCCCCCACCCGCCACGGCGATCCTGACCACGTTCGACCTCGACGACTACGTCGCACGGGCACTCGAACTGGGCGCCCAGGGCTTCCTCCTCAAGGACATCGAGCCGGAGACCCTGGTCCGCGCGGTCCGCGACCTCGCCGCGGGCGGCGCGGTGCTCGATCCCCGAATCACCGCGCGCCTGCTCCCCAGACTGCGCGGCGCCGGAGTCTCCCTGAACAAGGCCCGCGCGCTCGCGACCCTGAGCGCCCGCGAACGCCAGGTCCTGGACCTCCTCGGCGACGGCCACCCCAACGCCCGCATCGCGTCCACCTTGAACCTGACGGAGGCGACGGTGAAGAGCTACGTCTCCGCGACACTGACGAAACTGGGTGTCCGCAACCGCGTCCAGGCGGCACTGCTGGTCCACGGCGTGGATGTGGGCTGCCCGTGA
- a CDS encoding sensor histidine kinase, which produces MSVVRRVGVEVLVIGVPLAAVLLSHPTRFAFAFPAAVVACLALPLRLRWPWLAVLACLPTLVGGLGWPPSIVALYHLGRHTELRATIAWVTAAFFALAIPVQLDFTSTIRDQAMSLMFSLVAAGGPAAMGVVLRLHSHLDASLADLDRARQAELEARADQARSEERTRIAREIHDHVGHNATLIAVQSAALAATTTDPAAKEIAHRLRHLAKQSLAETRATLGLVAPDRHGIDDIPTLITQTRHAGVQVTYESSPITASPLVSRAIYRVVQESLTNAVKHAPGAPVQVVLEPSPGRVRVAVTNGPATRPHDVDTRGGTGLAGLTERVHTADGTLTAAPTASGGFAVVADLPTKVGPPHPTLAGIPHPSNQP; this is translated from the coding sequence GTGAGCGTGGTTCGCCGGGTCGGCGTGGAGGTACTGGTCATCGGCGTCCCGCTGGCGGCGGTACTGCTGTCGCACCCGACGCGCTTCGCCTTCGCCTTCCCCGCCGCCGTCGTGGCCTGCCTCGCGCTCCCCCTGCGGCTGCGGTGGCCATGGCTTGCCGTGCTCGCGTGCCTACCCACCCTGGTCGGCGGCCTGGGCTGGCCGCCCTCCATTGTTGCCCTCTACCACCTGGGCAGACACACCGAACTGCGAGCCACCATCGCCTGGGTCACCGCCGCGTTCTTCGCCCTGGCCATCCCGGTCCAACTGGACTTCACCAGCACCATCCGAGACCAGGCCATGAGCCTGATGTTCTCCCTGGTGGCCGCAGGCGGCCCCGCGGCCATGGGCGTGGTGCTGCGCCTGCACTCCCACCTGGACGCGAGCCTCGCCGACCTCGACCGAGCCCGCCAAGCCGAACTGGAAGCCCGCGCCGACCAAGCGCGGTCGGAGGAAAGAACCCGCATCGCCCGCGAGATCCACGACCACGTCGGCCACAACGCCACCCTGATCGCCGTCCAGTCCGCCGCCCTCGCCGCCACCACGACGGACCCGGCCGCCAAGGAGATCGCCCACCGCCTCCGCCACCTGGCCAAGCAGTCCCTCGCCGAAACCCGCGCCACCCTCGGCCTGGTCGCCCCCGACCGCCACGGCATCGACGACATCCCCACCCTCATCACCCAAACCCGCCACGCAGGCGTACAGGTGACGTACGAGTCCTCCCCCATCACCGCGTCACCGTTGGTAAGCCGAGCCATCTACCGCGTCGTCCAGGAATCCCTCACCAACGCCGTCAAACACGCCCCCGGCGCACCCGTTCAAGTGGTGTTGGAACCGAGCCCCGGCCGAGTCCGAGTCGCGGTGACCAACGGCCCCGCCACCCGCCCCCACGACGTCGACACCCGCGGCGGCACCGGCCTGGCAGGCCTCACCGAACGAGTCCACACCGCCGACGGCACCCTCACCGCGGCCCCAACCGCGTCCGGCGGCTTCGCGGTCGTGGCCGACCTACCAACCAAAGTCGGCCCGCCACACCCCACTCTCGCCGGTATCCCCCACCCCTCCAACCAGCCATAG